One genomic window of Prochlorococcus sp. MIT 0801 includes the following:
- the trpA gene encoding tryptophan synthase subunit alpha, with translation MKSTNISSSFSKIKKEKRIALMPFLMAGDPDLETTAKILLELQENGADMIELGIPYSDPLADGPIIQLAASRALSAGTSPDRVFKMLSELRDQLTIPIILFTYSNPLINKGLEEFCLQASKVGVSGLVVPDLPLEEAEKLSVIAESKEIDLVLLVAPTTPKDRMRKIAATSNGFTYLVSVTGVTGERSSLEDNVGNLVQQLKDSSSSPIAVGFGISEVKHIEQVREWGADGAIVGSALVKRIANASIEMKVEEAGSFCKELRAATN, from the coding sequence TTGAAAAGTACAAATATCAGTAGTTCTTTTTCCAAAATAAAAAAAGAGAAAAGAATAGCATTAATGCCTTTCCTTATGGCAGGTGACCCTGATTTGGAAACTACAGCAAAGATTTTGTTAGAACTTCAGGAAAATGGTGCTGACATGATTGAGCTAGGCATTCCATACAGTGATCCTTTGGCAGATGGACCGATTATTCAATTAGCAGCTTCTCGAGCTCTCTCTGCAGGAACTTCTCCTGATAGGGTTTTTAAAATGTTGTCTGAATTGAGAGATCAATTGACAATACCAATAATTTTATTTACTTACTCAAATCCACTTATTAATAAAGGTCTGGAAGAATTTTGCTTACAAGCCTCGAAAGTAGGTGTTTCAGGACTTGTCGTGCCAGATCTTCCTTTAGAGGAAGCAGAAAAACTTTCTGTCATAGCAGAATCTAAGGAAATTGATTTGGTTTTACTTGTTGCTCCTACAACCCCCAAGGATCGTATGAGAAAAATCGCAGCGACTTCTAATGGATTCACTTATCTTGTAAGTGTTACTGGGGTAACAGGAGAAAGGTCGTCATTAGAAGATAATGTAGGAAATCTTGTTCAACAACTAAAAGATTCTTCATCTAGTCCAATTGCTGTGGGCTTTGGAATTTCGGAGGTAAAACATATTGAACAAGTTAGAGAATGGGGCGCTGATGGCGCAATTGTTGGTAGTGCTTTAGTTAAAAGAATTGCTAATGCCTCGATCGAAATGAAAGTCGAAGAAGCAGGTTCTTTTTGTAAAGAACTAAGAGCCGCAACTAATTAA
- a CDS encoding YciI family protein, with translation MDQFVLWGSYCEDALLKRKPFREEHLQRLSLLKEKGILITLGPTKCNRYVFGIFKSETIENIRSLIKEDVYWREGIWTDFEIYSWTQAF, from the coding sequence ATGGATCAATTTGTCCTTTGGGGGTCTTACTGTGAAGATGCTCTACTAAAGAGAAAACCTTTTAGGGAAGAGCATCTTCAAAGGCTCTCATTACTTAAGGAAAAAGGTATATTAATAACTTTAGGACCGACAAAATGTAATAGATATGTTTTTGGGATATTTAAATCTGAGACTATTGAAAATATAAGAAGTCTTATCAAAGAGGACGTTTACTGGAGAGAGGGGATATGGACTGATTTCGAAATTTACTCTTGGACCCAAGCTTTTTGA